From the Hoplias malabaricus isolate fHopMal1 chromosome 6, fHopMal1.hap1, whole genome shotgun sequence genome, the window GGAAGCGTACCTTAACGCCTTCGTTGTAGCTGTCCACTGGGTTGATGCTAGCGAGGCTGCCCAGGTGGCTAGGGGCTCCTGGACGAGGGGGCTTCTTAGGTGGAGCTACAAGTTCTGTTGGGAAGGAGATCAACATGGTTAACGTGTATGTGTGCGTATTATTTGTAGCTTCCATATTAGTGCCATCAATTATCTTGAGGTTTTGGCGTGTGTCTTTGTTTCTACAGGTTTGTGGTGGAGCTACAAAGCTAATCTGCGCTATATGTTGATATATAACTCTAAAGACACTGTGCCCATGGTCAAGGGTTGGCTACAGGGGTGTAAAGCTCCCCAACATTGGCCTGagttctctggagcaatgaaGCTCCACCCAAAACCTTTGAGACAAGCTGGAGAGGTGTTTGTGGTCcataactaatcatccaacattagcaTGTGactctctgtcattctctcctGGCTGAGtgccttcaaatcctcacagaagaCGTTCTACCACTCAGTATAAATCGTTTCTAAAGGAGCAGAAGCACATTTAGAAGGATTTTTGAGACATAATCCCGGTTAACACCCTTAattttatgatttgtttttgttttgtttgctaaattattgttttaaagAGTATTACACAATGCCAACTCATAACTCATGTTCCATGTGGACTTCTGGAGCGGTAGCAATGGCTTTTATGCAACAACAGTCATATTTCATTGttatgttgaaaatgaaaagtgCTAGATTTGTCCAGAAGTGGGAACTATTtcaagattttattccaaaacaaacacacacaacacgccCATAAATCCACTCAGACATTTCTAAATGCTTATGTCGGGTGCTGGGATATAGGATGTGTACACGGCCTGCCGTGGTTTACGTGTCGAAGGGAGTGATGAGTGGTGAACTCTTCTGCTCTTTGTTCTGATGGAGCACCGCAGATCCTCGCATCACTTTGGGATTAACATGCgttaaaagattataataataataataattcttattattatcagcagctgagaaaactgccaaagtaccaaaatattttttatttgttgagatattgttcatttttgccctgaactaaattcctgaaagtctgggcctgctgtgactgtcagaactttatcagtcatacatcccagagcttagaatatcaagaaaaatatgtctacaaatttattttgtcacagtaatatgacatgtaataaattagcatcataaattctaaataaataaagttacataaatgttttcaactaacagacacctcacactaacaatctgtgtcaagatatctggtgtgggaatatgatttcaaggctgtacattgagaaatatgaaaaaaaaaaaaagcaggcgctaggtaaaatttttgtcaaaacatgacaaatttatagaaaaattgatttatcggtcagcagtGAGAAGCGAGGTGTAGAagctctcattttcactgtttttgctctgttttcttatTTCTCAAGAAAATCTAATTCATTTGCACTTGGACAGAAAAGCTGTTTAATcataatatgttttaaagttttttctTAAGCCCAAAACCTGCTGTTAATATTAGTAAACTGAATAAACACAGCTGGCACCGCAAAGAACCATTTCAGTGGATGGTTGGTTAAAGAAGCATGTTTGCAAATAAGCTGTGGAACCCGAGAAATTTCTAGAAATAATAACCCTACATCGTACAGCAAAATAATTACAGAATTTAAACATAAATGCACTTCACACTGTGTCAAAATGCATTGGGcaatgtttaaagaaaaaatgctGCTGAGTTTCACAGTGCATTTGCATAGAAGCCACAGGGAACCTTCAAAACTACCGTTAAAAATAACCAAATTCCACGAGGCCCTAAAGTACAAATGTtaattgaaaagaaaaaaaaagacctcaGTAGTTTCACACTCTTATAGGAGTGAGCAGGGCTCTGTGGGGCTCTTACCTGCTTTGCCCACGGGCTGGTAAATGTGCTGGTTTCCCGTCTGAAAGAAAATAGAAACACAAACAAGCGTTTAGAGACTTGGGCTCAGTGCTTTTCCTGCTGCCCACCACGGCCCTGTGGGAttgtgggtggtgtgtgtgtgtgtgagtgtgtgtgtgtaatcctgCCCCATTCTATCAAACATTCTCtcactttaaaaaacaatataaacaaacaaaaaacaaacaaacaaaccaaaaaacagTGCATCTCTTTTTCGCTTCCTGGCGTACATGGAGCTTCCTGTATTCCCGATGAGTTCAGACAGTTCTGTAATTACTGAGAAAATGGGCCTGGTTTTGTGGGTGCTGAGGAGCTGACGCCTGTTTTTTACAGATCATGATGGCATGTAAAACGGCTGCTCTGTGGCTGAGCTTCCCACTCACTCTCCCCTCCCCAAGCTCCTCTCTGGGGACCAGCTGGGACTCACAGCTACATTTAACCCCCAGATCTTAACCCTTAGATTGTACAGTTAAAGCCATTCAtaacaaaattaattttattcttCTTTTATTCTTCTTATTAATGTCCGGGACAGTGCCAGTTCATAAACAGTATCGATAACTGTAAACAAGACAACAACACTGACTGACATCTGGTGTCTCTGGCCAGATGCTAAAATCCATCTTAAAATAGCTCACGTTAAAAGTGACCAAATTACAGAGTGATTTCATATGAATTACAAAAAGCTCATGTGTAAACTCCTTAAACACTGTGGAAAGTGCCGATTGTAagctttaaatcattttatcatGAGACAGCTCAGAACAGAGATTCAGAACTGAACCGAAACCTGAGTCTAAGAATTTAGGATCTGAATTTGATGGAAAGTTACTGTTGTGTGTCTTGTGTAACACTATAACTTCCTCCTGTGAAgaattaatgtaaataatacaGTGAAATAGCCAATGTCTGgggtaaaaaattaaaaacaaacatgcgCAACATTGTCCCCTTCTGTCTGTCAGTATGTGAAAAAGCAGCTCCACTCTGTCAGGGCCCTGGCATTAAAATTTACTTCTTAGAATTCTTACAGAGCTCTTGGCTTGAGGCGAGAGGCTTCAGCAGAAGAATGAAAACACAGTGGGCGTTTATGTATTTGTGACATAGGTGGAGGAGAGTCAGTAAtagagtgtctgtgtgtatttatgtgacCTTAGCATGGCACTATAACTCCCACTAGgattaaagaaaaataagcaGAGCTGTGGGAACTTACCGGCCCCTGGAGAGCGCTGTCCTCTCGGTCAATGCTGCCCCTCGAGTTCCTGGACTCTAGCTTCTGGACACACAccatataaaaaacaaaaacaaaagacataCAGATCACTTCTTGTCCAAGCAGGGATTATATGAAAAAAGAGGTCCAGAGCACTGACAGAAACACATCCCCCGTCCCGACAGTGTCAGAGACCTCAGTCAGAATGGcctcaataaaaaataaagctttaaGTCTTTATTACAACTTCGATTAATAATTTATCTAAAAGGATGGACACAAATACCTGTACGTTTCTGCAGGTCTGTAGTGAGAGTATAAATCCAGGCAGAAGCGTTTACAAACAACCACATAAATCActgaatataattaattcaaGTACTGTATCAAAATGCATGGTTCCATCCGAATGACTACTTCAAACTATTCAAAACTATAAAGATCCAGTAAGAAAACATCCCATAACACGCAGCATTACCAGCATCTGATTCAAGATTCCACTCCAAATGTAAGAATATGCCAGGACAGTACCGGTTTTCCAAAGCAGGATTTAAAGATGTGCATCCTGGGAGTGGAGTGTGTTCTGGCCACAGcgaggagagagtgaggagagcGAGAGTCCATCTTAGAAAAAGAGTTAGCTGTGGCTTCGTGCAGGAACGAGGCTTAAATGCTACTGAAGAGTGTGGAGAAAACACAGCCAGCTTgctccccccccacccccacctctctctctctctctctctctgcactttCCCTCAACTCTTATCCTGACTCCAGCTCCCTCCCTGTGTCCTTTCACTGCTTTTAAAGTGACAGATCAGTCAATAATCAAAAACAAGTTATTATTTGCCCCCATTTGTATCCAAACTTATTTGCTCCAAAAGTGTAAAGTAGTAGACTCTGAGATTTGTGCAGAAAAGTTCAGGATGAAGTGTACAATCTTGTCATAGCTTAAGAACATGTTTTGGGTTCCtcggttacatagtgcattttctacAGTGCCGAGCCAGGAgttgcaacaacagaggctcttttctccctatCACAGGGCAGTGGAGCATCACACAGATTTTGGagcagtaattttaaggtaaaactattttacatagtattcctttaaagagAACATGAGTTACATAAGGCTCTTGGCCCAACCATAACTTTAAATGAATGTATAGAGCAAGTATGGCAGCCTCACTGTTATTGTTACTCAAAGTCGTGTTTCTTCTGTTGATCTCACCTCTCGGAAAAACAGCAAAGAACGTCAGAACCTGAAGATGCCAACTCTGTCACGAGATTCAAACAATTCTCAGAAAGGCATAAACCTCAGGGATTTCCGTAGTTTCTCAGAAACCTGGCAGTTATCATTAATAAACACTCATGCAGCATTTTCCAGAACAGAGTTAACACTGTGAGGCATCAAGAAGGCAAATCACGTGTCCTTCTTTTGTCAACTCCAATTGGGCTCAAGACGGTCAGCTCCGATTAGTGACAACATCCTCTATAAATATCTGACAAGCTCAATCTTTACTGCATGTCAAAGGTCTGTTTAATCAACATACATCACTTTTTCTTTATGTGCTCAATGGCCAATTAGATTGGTGTGGTCTCTGACTGCTGCAGAGTAGTCATTCAGCCTTGTTCCTTTAACTGCGTTTGTTTAATATGTGTGATGATATATCAGAGGAAAGACAAGGAAACTATTGGAGTGAGTGTGAAGACGAAAGAATGAGTAAAACACCAGAAAGAATAAGAAAAAGTGTAGGTCAGATGCTGTGCTTGAGAAAGAGAACCTGAAAGATTAACTGCACAGTTATTTTACGTAATAATCACAGCAGTATCTTGGGAGTGGACTGGTGTCACATCGTCTGAGAGGGCCGTGTGTGAAGTAGGCAACCGATATTAATCTATTACAAATCAATCATTACTTCTGTCAAACTGTAATGAGATTCCTCTACTTACTACATCTTAAAAAGTGCAATCCCACACAAACTGGAGAGCACAAGTGCAGTCAACAGCAATCACAATATCCAATaaactatatttaatatttatgcaGGTTTCATGCATAAAAATGGGCTTTAAAAGGAACCACATATTAAACAATATTTCGTTATATCCCATTAATcccattaatattaatattttttttcagagacAAATATCAGAGTTATACAGACATTCCTAGTCATTTTAATGTGATTTCCAGCAGCATTCACAAGACTCTAACGCATACCAAAAAGCTCTCCTCCTGCTCCAGCCAGCGCTGATCCTCCTCCATCTGCTGCTGCTGTATCATTAACCTCTCCTCCATCAGGTGAGTCGGCAAACCCTGCCCTACTGCTCGCATATCCAGAGCACCTCCATCctgacacacagccacacacacacacattacagccAGCTTTAGCACACCCAAGTTACTGAAAACCATAATAaaccatttcattttttaagcCTTAAAACGGGCAGCTGACTCTCACCTCCATGTTAGGAGACCACATGGGCACGTCCTGTCGGTGGTGGTTCCAGGTCTCGTGTGGGTCTAGAACAGAAGCCTGTGGTGGGTATCCTCCACCGGGCATCGAGGGCATGCCGTGAGAGCCGGGGTAACCGGACACCTTCAAAAGAGCAGAGCACAGATCAAAACAAGCTCAGACGCCAACAAaaagcaagagaaaaaaaaaataaaaaataacagctGGTTTTCCAGTTCCCACTTCCAGACGGAGCGCTGTACCGGATCAAGTGCCTTCCCTTCAATCCATCAGTGGTGTAATGATAAAATGTTGTGCTGCTGAACTTTTCCTTGAACTGTGAACCTCTCCGAGACCCAGGGGAGACACCTCTAGTCtgcttctctccctctcactggAAGGAAATATATGAACTGATGCAAAAATAACCTCGCACTGGCCAGGCCttttcactctttcactctgatgccttttaaggtaaaaaaccCAGTGAGCTCATGCTGAAGTGATAACGGCAGAGTTTGGAGTGCGCATAttattatagattttttttttggcagagaAATTCCAAGGATTTGACAATGCCAGCAGTCTTAAGAGAGCCTGCAGGAAATGGCTGCTGTCAGGATTCTTTATGAGGCTTCAGAGTGCTGTGAAAGAGCTTAACTTACCCTCCTCTGCTGGATTGGCAAAGTGGGCACCAGCCTCCGGACCCCAGAGAATGGGGCTATGAGTTTTAGGAgtcttgatttatttatatattaatgtcTACATTAAAGTCAATATATTCTGAATCAAGACAAGGCCATGATTTGAACGTAAATCCTTTATTCATTAACTTAGTAACAATTGCTTTTAAATACTGTTTAACATATACATTCTGTGCCAAATGgataaatcaataataaagAAAAGCAATCCTGGTGtgttccccgtgtctgcgtgggtttcctccgggtgactgtctgtgaggagtgtggtgtgttctctctgtgtctgcgtgggtttcctccaggtgactgtctgtgaggagtgtggtgtgttctccctgtgtctgcgtgagtttcctccaggtgactgtctgtgaggagtgtggtgtgttctccctgtgtctgcgtgggtttcctccaggtgactgtctgtgaggagtgtgttgtgttctccctgtgtctgtgtgggtttccaccgggtgactgtctgtgaggagtgtggtgtgttctctctgtgtctgcgtgggattcctccgggtgactgtctgtgaggagtgtggtgtgttttccctgtgtctgcgtgagtttcctccgggtgactgtctgtgaggaatgtggtgtgttctccctgtgtctgcgtgggtttcctcccacggtccgaaaacacacgttggtaggtggattggcgactcaaaagtgtccgtatgtgtgagtgaatgtgtgagcgtgtgttgccctgtgaaggacaggtaccccctccagtgtgtgttcccgccagaaccggataagggttacagataatgaatgaatcctgCAACTTACTCGTTTATTTCACTGggataaaaaacaacaaatgataAAGGACATTAATTTCTTCCAAgattacaaatacaaatgtggCATGTGCACCTTCCCCACTGTTTCTCAACTTGTTTCTATGAACTGTGATTGAGAAATAAGGTCCCCAAATATGGAGCAACAGCTCGTAAATCTAATGTCACTATGCTCAATGTCAAGTGTCAATTAGAGTGTTTTAAAGACATCCAGCATTGGAGCAGAGGAAGTAGATGGACATCATTCCTCTGATTCATACCATATTGCTTTCCAAAATGTCACTTAGGCTTAAAGCTCAATGGTTCTTGTTAATGAGAAAAACCAGACAGAGCTGGATGATGGGAGAGTCAGTGACTCTCTGATGTGTTGGGAGGAGTTTGAGTACCTGGTAATGGTTGTGCTGCCCTGCGTGCTGAGGGCTGGGGAAGTAGCCTTCACTGGACCGAGGACTCGGGTAACCAGGCCGGCTGGGCTGCaggacaataaataaataaataaataaattgataataaattaatttataacacaccaaacttacAAATTTAACTCAGGCTGaataatgtatcattttaagtacattttctgtttttaatgttttcaggtGTCTCTCGAGAAAAATATTAACTAAACACGGCACGATATTAACTACACACGGTACGATATTAACTACACACTGTATGGTATTAACTACACACGGTACGATATTAACTACACACGGTACGATATTAACTACACACTGTATGGTATTAACTACACACGGTACGATATTAACTACACACGGTACGATATTAACTACACACTGTATGGTATTAACTACACACGGTACGATATTAACTACACACGGTACGATATTAACTACACACTGTATGGTATTAACTACACATGGTACGATATTAACTACACATGGTATGATATTAACTCCACACGGTACGGTATTAGCTAGACACGGTACAATATTAGCTACACATGGTACGATATTAACTCCACACGGTACAGTATTAACTACACACGGCACGATATTAACTACACACTGTATGATTTTAACTAAACACGGCACGATATTAACTACACACTGTATGGTATCAACTACACATGGTACGATATTAACTACACATGGTATGATATTAACTCCACACGGTACGGTATTAGCTACACACGGTACAATATTAGCTACACATGGTACGATATTAACTCCACACGGTACAGTATTAACTACACACGGCACGATATTAACTACACACTGTATGGTATTAACTACACATGGTACGATATTAACTACACACTGTATGGTATTAACTACACATGGTACGATATTAACTACACACTGTATGGTATTAACTACACACGGCATGATATTAACTACACACTGTATGGTATTAAGTACACATGGTATGATATTAACTACACACTGTATGGTATTAACTAAACACGGCACGATATTAACTAAACACGGCACGATATTAACTAAAAACTGTATGGTATCAACTACACATGGTACGATATTAGCTACACATGGTACGATATTAACTACACACGGTACGATATTAACTCCACATGGTACGATATTAACTACACACGTCACGATATTAACTAAAAACTGTATGGTATCAACTACACATGGTACGATATTAGCTACACATGGTACGATATTAACTCCACACGGTACAATATTAACTCCACACGGTACGATATTAACTCCACACGGTACGATATTAAATATGCATGGGCTTTgcatatatttttacaaatcATAATTAAAGCACTTTAAgctgcattttaaatgtatgaaatgCATACAATTGCACATTTAATTATAGTTTACTCTAATATAAAATGaggaatgttttatttaataacacAACACATACAAACGGCATGTATACATATGCAATTAATATAGATGACACTACCACAATGTGAGTACATTACAAACTAACCACAACTAGTCTCCTGACACCCTGAGTCCAGAAAGCTAGAATTTATAGAAACTAACTGCTGtttaaactaattattaatttagCAGTCTGGAAAATTAGTTTTCCATCATAGTCGACACTAAATCACTTCTCATTGCAGGTGGAACATAACATAGAAGAGAATGTATAACTGGCTGTAGCAAGGGTCTTTCTGAATCTAAGGGTCTCCACTGGTCTGCTTTAGGGGCAGCAGAAGAGGtagtgagaggagagaaaaggcCACTTTGGGTCTTGCTTTTTCTGTTATGTAACGCagctgaaagtaaacacaactACGCTGGCCAGAGCTGGCTAAAGACAAAGTGAAGTGAAACATAGCGTTCTGATTAGTGTGAGCCTTGGAGGACACAACGTGTCCAAAAGTGGccaaaaataatttcacaatTCTCAAACACATTCAATAATGTTGGTATCCTGGCTCTGTGGGTCTTTTCCAAAtgctttaagtgctgtttatctgatcaGGACCAGTTTTTGTGATTATACCGAGGAGTATTCCAAGATTCAAGGTTTGTTAGTCAGATAAATTAAGCCCAAAGGTAAGGACTGTCCTGTAGGAATGTCCCTTACCTTTTTTCCAATGGGATAAGTTTGACTATGAGCTTAAGTTATCTGTCTGCTTTGTAGAACACGCACCTGGCCTTGTGtggttttttgtgttttaaatgatttaatattttcCAGGTTGTGTAAATGAAGGGATAATTATGAGCTCAGTTCCTATAGAAGCTTGTTCCACTTCTTCATACAACAGAAAGTGTATGAAGGCTTACTTTGGGGGGAGCTTCGTCTGATCCACCCGAGTCCCAGGACACAGTGACCTGGCGCCTCATCTCCATACGCATCCTCTCCTCCTGCTGAGCCTTCTCCTCCTCCAGAATAGTGCTACAGCGAATAGGAGACAGGAGGAGAGATGAAAGGACTGTTTCAGTCAGATAAAGCTATTGCAGTAAAAGATAAGAGACTAAAGTAACAACCACTCCAGCTCCTGTCACGTAACAGCAACACATCAACATACACTTCATTATTAAAGTATGACGAATGAAATGAAGGATCAAATTTATTTATCGTATAATATATACAAACAAATTTTCCTTTATCCCAAATAAACAGGAGTGTTCGCAAGTAGGAACCATCCCTATTATGATTGCAAGACCTGGTATTAATTTGCAAGACCTGGTAGGGCACTAAAGAACTGGTAGTAGCACTTTCACCAGAGAATGcatgctctgttttttttttgtttgtgtttttgtcagaCGCTCAGATTTGCCTACTTTCCTGTGAGCTTTAGTAGCACACAGCCAAATACCCTTCACTTTCAGTAAGAAAACAGCGACCTCTGGTGTTGCATAATGAAGGCAAGgcaaaaaaaatacaagaaaacgTGTGTGTCAGTGTCCAAAAAGCCCTTATAATTTGTGAATTCAGATAATTTAAAGTGCATTCATTACTGTGACCCGTGTTCAGTTGTGCACAGACACCTGACACTATCTCCATAACAAAAGCAGGGAACAATAACACTGGAAGCCACACGGAAGCCTACGGTCACCAGGCCCAATGACAAGCTTTGACTAGAGGGGTATATTTTGTTCAAGAGGCTTCTGAGATCTAGTCAGAGATGCAGATTTGGGACTGAAATGTTGCTGGATCAATCCCTGGAACAGCAAGGAAAATGTAGCTGCAGGACCAAGGCAAACTAGAGCTAACCTGAGCTGGGTCTTGAGTTCAGTGAAGCGTGGCCTCTTGCTGGGGTCATACGCCCAACACTTGGTCATCAAGCTGTAGAGAGTGGGTGGACAGTTTTGGGGCATCGCCAAACGTTCGCCGTTCTCTATCCGTCCAATCACGTCGTTATTCTTCACACCCTGGAAGGGTTTAATGCCGTACATCAGGATCTCCCACATACATacacctgagagagaaagagagagagagagcgagagagagagagagagagagagagagagaataaattcAAAACGTTTTGAATTAGTCAAAGCTGCTTCTTCATACACAAATAAtggtcatttttttaattagtcaAAGCCCATCTGCCATTGATAAATGATTTCTTTTTGTAAAATGAAACTATATAAATCATGTCTTATATCAAttctaatgtaaataaataaatatattgtattgCATTAGTTTACCACAGATATgagctaaaataaaaaaaaaaaataaataaataaaaaacttacCAAACATCCACACATCACTGGCTGAGGTAAAGCGACGGAAGTTTATTGATTCTGGTGCCATCCATTTGATTGGCAGTTTCCCTTTGGAGGCTGTCAATTGAAAAAGATACAGCTTTATTATTGTCAGTCAGGACCTGGGCTGATTGCTGGGTTGTCTTTGGCCATTAGGGGGAGGCAGAGGCCTACTCCTAAGTAATTGGGTCCATCACCAATGCTTGTTCACCTCTctacttaaaggctaagcaccggcgatatgaaagtgtcaaacaaataaatacagtggaatttgagttcctaacttgtgtttattgatagtcagaaaacatgttatttcttacaaAGTCAAGGAACAAGGTTTAAAAGAgcgttggtccccccccaacggtgttcataaactctaataggcgtcttgtctgtgacgtagatggtggacaacaactctagaagttgctcttaatttaatgcaaaatgacgaaaaggtgtgctgtttttggctgcaatcattcaatgtacagtgggacatctgtgcacaaatgacccaaagatcccaaaatatccagaaaatagacaaaatttgtccactttaaacgggcactttggaaaggaccatccgctcactccgttatctgtagctcatttcactggcgcttttccaacaatatgggcatgtaaggacaccaacgaaaggtgttcaagagcctctgtaacatggaggta encodes:
- the ptk2aa gene encoding protein tyrosine kinase 2aa isoform X10; the encoded protein is MPSTRDYEIQRERIELGRCIGEGQFGDVHQGIYASPENPTLSVAIKTCKNCTSDSVREKFLQEALTMRQFDHPHIVKLIGVITENPVWIIMELCTLGELRSFLQVRKYNLDLATLILFAYQLSTALAYLESKRFVHRDIAARNVLVSSADCVKLGDFGLSRYMEDSSYYKASKGKLPIKWMAPESINFRRFTSASDVWMFGVCMWEILMYGIKPFQGVKNNDVIGRIENGERLAMPQNCPPTLYSLMTKCWAYDPSKRPRFTELKTQLSTILEEEKAQQEERMRMEMRRQVTVSWDSGGSDEAPPKPSRPGYPSPRSSEGYFPSPQHAGQHNHYQVSGYPGSHGMPSMPGGGYPPQASVLDPHETWNHHRQDVPMWSPNMEDGGALDMRAVGQGLPTHLMEERLMIQQQQMEEDQRWLEQEESFLKLESRNSRGSIDREDSALQGPTGNQHIYQPVGKAELVAPPKKPPRPGAPSHLGSLASINPVDSYNEGVKIQPQEISPPPTANLDRSNDKVYENVTGLVKAVIEMSSKIQPAPPEEYVPMVKEVGLALRTLLATVDETIPVLPASTHREIEMAQKLLNSDLAELINKMKLAQQYVLTSLQQDYKKQMLTAAHALAVDAKNLLDVIDQARLKMSAPARPH